The following are encoded together in the Brassica napus cultivar Da-Ae chromosome A9, Da-Ae, whole genome shotgun sequence genome:
- the LOC106366110 gene encoding cytokinin riboside 5'-monophosphate phosphoribohydrolase LOG4-like, protein MEVNTKTIIQKSKFGRICVFCGSSQGKKSSYQDAAVDLGNELVSRNIDLVYGGGSIGLMGFVSQAVHDGGRHVIGVIPKTLMPRELTGETVGEVRAVADMHQRKAEMARHSDAFIALPGGYGTLEELLEVITWAQLGIHDKPVGLLNVDGYYNSLLSFIDKAVEEGFISPSARQIIISAPTAKELVKKLEEYSPCHESVASKLCWEIERIGYSSED, encoded by the exons ATGGAGGTCAATACTAAAACAATAATACAAAAGTCGAAGTTTGGAAGAATCTGTGTGTTCTGTGGAAGCAGCCAAGGCAAGAAGAGTAGTTACCAAGATGCTGCTGTCGATCTTGGCAACGAGTTG GTTTCAAGGAACATTGATCTAGTCTATGGAGGTGGAAGCATAGGTTTGATGGGTTTTGTTTCACAAGCTGTTCATGATGGTGGTCGTCATGTTATTGG AGTTATTCCCAAGACACTCATGCCTAGAGAG TTAACCGGTGAAACAGTAGGAGAAGTAAGAGCAGTTGCAGATATGCATCAGAGAAAAGCAGAGATGGCTAGACACTCTGATGCTTTTATTGCCTTACCAG GTGGATATGGAACACTTGAAGAACTGTTGGAGGTCATAACATGGGCTCAACTTGGGATACATGACAAACCG GTGGGTTTGCTTAATGTTGATGGATACTACAACTCCTTGCTCTCTTTCATTGATAAAGCTGTTGAAGAAGGATTCATCAGTCCAAGCGCACGCCAGATTATAATCTCTGCACCTACCGCTAAGGAGCTTGTAAAGAAACTTGAG GAATATTCTCCTTGCCATGAAAGTGTTGCATCAAAGCTTTGCTGGGAGATTGAGCGGATTGGCTACTCTTCTGAAGACTGA
- the LOC106382570 gene encoding 60S ribosomal protein L12-2-like, whose translation MPPKLDPSAIVDVYVRVTGGEVGAASSLAPKIGPLGLAPKKIGEDIAKETAKEWKGLRVTVKLTVQNRQAKVTVVPSAAALVIKALKEPERDRKKVKNIKHNGNISFDDVIEIARIMRPRSIAKELSGTVREILGTCVSVGCTVDGKDPKDLQQEIQEGEIDIPEN comes from the coding sequence ATGCCGCCCAAGTTGGACCCGAGCGCGATCGTCGACGTCTACGTCCGCGTCACCGGAGGCGAAGTCGGAGCCGCCAGCTCCCTCGCCCCCAAGATCGGTCCCCTCGGTCTCGCCCCGAAGAAGATCGGAGAAGACATCGCCAAGGAAACCGCCAAGGAGTGGAAAGGCCTCCGCGTCACCGTCAAGCTAACGGTCCAGAACCGTCAGGCGAAGGTCACGGTGGTTCCGTCAGCCGCGGCGCTCGTCATCAAGGCGTTGAAGGAGCCGGAGAGGGACCGGAAGAAGGTGAAGAACATCAAGCACAACGGGAACATTTCGTTTGACGATGTGATTGAGATCGCGAGGATCATGAGGCCGAGGTCGATTGCCAAGGAGCTGAGTGGGACCGTGAGGGAGATTCTCGGGACGTGTGTGTCTGTTGGGTGTACTGTTGATGGGAAGGACCCCAAGGATCTTCAGCAGGAGATTCAGGAGGGTGAGATTGACATCCCTGAGAACTAA
- the LOC106382572 gene encoding aquaporin PIP2-1, giving the protein MAKDVEAVSGEGFQTRDYQDPPPAPLFDPAELTKWSFYRAVIAEFVATLLFLYITVLTVIGYKIQTDSTAGGVDCGGVGILGIAWAFGGMIFILVYCTAGISGGHINPAVTFGLLLARKVSLVRAILYMVAQCLGAICGVGFVKAFQSSYYVRYGGGANSLADGYSTGTGLAAEIIGTFVLVYTVFSATDPKRSARDSHVPVLAPLPIGFAVFMVHLATIPITGTGINPARSFGAAVIFNESKPWDDHWIFWVGPFVGAAIAAFYHQFVLRASGSKSLGSFRSAANV; this is encoded by the exons ATGGCGAAGGACGTGGAAGCCGTTTCCGGAGAAGGGTTTCAGACAAGAGACTATCAAGATCCACCGCCAGCGCCTCTGTTTGACCCGGCGGAGCTGACCAAGTGGTCTTTCTACAGAGCAGTCATCGCTGAGTTCGTAGCTACTCTCCTCTTCCTGTACATCACCGTTTTGACAGTCATCGGTTACAAGATTCAGACCGATAGTACTGCCGGCGGCGTTGACTGCGGTGGAGTTGGTATCCTAGGTATCGCTTGGGCTTTTGGTGGCATGATCTTCATCCTTGTCTACTGCACCGCCGGTATCTCTG GTGGTCACATTAACCCGGCAGTGACATTCGGGCTACTCTTGGCACGTAAAGTGTCGTTGGTTAGAGCCATATTGTACATGGTAGCTCAGTGTTTGGGTGCGATATGTGGAGTTGGGTTCGTCAAAGCCTTCCAAAGCTCTTACTACGTCCGTTACGGCGGTGGAGCCAACTCTCTAGCCGATGGTTACAGCACAGGAACCGGACTAGCCGCAGAGATCATTGGTACTTTCGTTCTTGTCTACACCGTCTTCTCCGCCACTGACCCTAAACGTAGTGCCAGAGACTCCCACGTCCCA gTGTTGGCGCCACTTCCCATTGGATTTGCGGTGTTCATGGTGCACTTGGCTACCATTCCCATCACTGGAACTGGAATCAACCCGGCAAGGAGTTTCGGAGCAGCCGTTATCTTCAACGAGAGCAAGCCATGGGATGACCAC TGGATATTTTGGGTGGGACCATTCGTTGGAGCTGCGATAGCTGCATTCTACCACCAGTTCGTTTTGAGGGCTTCAGGTTCCAAGTCTCTCGGATCTTTCAGAAGTGCTGCCAACGTTTAA
- the LOC106378915 gene encoding glutathione S-transferase T3-like: protein MANSSTSFINLLASQGVIDLDSSEPPFVSSEGVASQCSDEATVKERRKWTPKEDIVLIGAWLNTSKDPIVSNEQKGLAFWKRILDNYNSSPLLVGTIPRELGQVKQRWARINDVVCKFCGSYEMAQREQRSGQNDNDRELRHDVKWCSTSLGKDNGKDKRKTGASDAGGSVTEPQERPIGVKAAKAAGKRKKLGKEEELGQLKDLMETKKQISDQSLLASLFAKTDPLTEMEIALKMKLMSQML, encoded by the exons ATGGCAAACTCCTCCACAAGTTTTATTAACCTTTTAGCGAGCCAAGGGGTTATTGACCTTGACTCATCGGAACCTCCGTTCGTTAGCAGCGAAGGGGTAGCCAGCCAATGTTCCGATGAGGCTACGGTCAAAGAGAGGAGAAAATGGACACCAAAGGAGGATATAGTCCTCATTGGTGCTTGGCTCAACACGAGCAAAGACCCAATAGTTAGTAACGAACAGAAAGGCCTTGCGTTCTGGAAGAGGATACTAGACAACTACAACTCCAGCCCTTTACTGGTTGGTACAATCCCCCGCGAACTTGGGCAAGTGAAGCAACGATGGGCCAGGATCAACGATGTGGTGTGTAAGTTTTGTGGTAGCTACGAGATGGCACAGAGGGAGCAGAGAAGCGGGCAAAATGACAACGAT AGAGAGCTTAGGCATGATGTCAAATGGTGCTCCACCTCTCTCGGGAAGGACAATGGGAAAGACAAGCGCAAAACAGGTGCTTCAGATGCGGGAGGGTCAGTGACAGAGCCACAAGAGAGACCCATAGGAGTGAAGGCAGCTAAGGCTGCTGGTAAGAGGAAGAAattaggaaaagaagaagaattaggACAACTTAAAGATTTGATGGAGACCAAAAAGCAAATCTCAGATCAGAGTTTGCTTGCAAGCTTGTTTGCTAAAACCGACCCACTGACTGAGATGGAAATAGCtttgaaaatgaaattaatgtCTCAGATGTTGTGA
- the LOC106382574 gene encoding WD repeat-containing protein 20 — protein MMNTSNGTISGPSSSSSPAANPQAPGIKTYFKTPEGKYKLHYEKTHSSGLLHYAHGKTVTQVTLAQLKERAAPSTPTGTSSGYSASSGFRSATARLLTGNGNRALSFVGGNGGGKNVSASSRISGSFAAASNSSTSMMTNTNFDGKGTYLVFNVGDAVFICDLNSQEKDPVKSIHFSNSNPMCHAFDPDAKDGHDLLIGLNSGDVYTVSLRQQLQDVSKKLVGALHYNKDGSVNNSRCTSIAWVPGGDGAFVVAHADGNLYVYEKNKDGATDSTFPAIRDPTQFTVDKAKYSKSNPVARWHICQGSINSIAFSNDGSHLATVGRDGYLRVFDFSTQKLVCGGKSYYGALLCCSWSMDGKYILTGGEDDLVQVWSMEDRKVVAWGEGHNSWVSGVAFDSYWSSPNTDGSGEHVMYRFGSVGQDTQLLLWDLEMDEIVVPLRRPPGGSPTYSTGSQSAHWDNAIPMGTLQPAPCKRDVPKLSPVIAHRVHTEPLSGLMFTQESVVTACREGHIKIWTRPSASESQSNSSEANPAIALLSSSFPKDNKGSLSSKIGGSSLKQ, from the exons ATGATGAACACTTCTAACGGAACGATATCGGGGCCATCTTCATCGTCTTCACCGGCTGCGAACCCTCAGGCACCTGGGATTAAGACTTATTTCAAGACCCCCGAAGGCAAGTACAAGCTCCACTACGAGAAGACTCATTCTTCTGGTCTCCTTCACTACGCTCATGGCAAAACCGTTACTCAG GTAACTCTAGCTCAGCTTAAGGAAAGAGCTGCTCCTTCGACTCCAACTGGTACTTCTTCGGGTTACAGTGCGAGTAGCGGATTCCGTTCAGCGACAGCGAGGTTGCTAACCGGGAATGGGAACCGCGCGCTTAGCTTTGTTGGAGGTAATGGAGGGGGCAAAAACGTGAGTGCTAGTTCGAGGATTAGTGGCTCCTTCGCTGCTGCTTCTAACTCCAGCACTTCTATGATGACGAATACGAACTTTGATGGGAAAGGAACTTACTTGGTATTCAATGTGGGTGATGCTGTTTTTATTTGTGACTTGAACTCACAGGAAAAG GATCCAGTAAAGTCTATCCATTTCAGTAATTCAAACCCCATGTGCCATGCTTTTGATCCTGATGCTAAGGATGGGCATGACTTACTTATTGGGCTGAACTCTGGCGATG TGTACACTGTATCGCTGAGACAACAACTACAGGACGTCTCTAAGAAGCTTGTTGGAGCACTGCACTATAATAAAGACGGCTCCGTGAATAACAG CCGTTGTACTAGTATTGCTTGGGTGCCTGGAGGTGATGGAGCATTTGTCGTTGCTCATGCCGATGGCAATTTGTACGTGTATGAGAAG AACAAAGATGGTGCCACTGATTCAACATTTCCTGCTATAAGAGATCCTACACAATTTACGGTTGACAAGGCAAAATATAGCAAG AGTAACCCTGTTGCGAGATGGCATATCTGTCAAGGTTCAATCAACAGCATTGCATTCTCAAACGATGGGTCACACTTGGCCACTGTTGGAAGAGATG GTTATCTTCGCGTTTTTGACTTCTCAACCCAGAAGCTAGTGTGTGGTGGAAAAAGTTATTATGGTGCTCTGCTGTGCTGTTCTTGGAG TATGGATGGGAAGTACATATTGACAGGAGGTGAAGATGACTTGGTTCAAGTGTGGAGTATGGAGGATCGTAAGGTCGTGGCGTGGGGTGAGGGTCATAACTCGTGG GTAAGTGGAGTAGCGTTTGATTCCTATTGGTCGTCACCAAATACGGATGGGTCAGGAGAGCATGTCATGTACCGGTTCGGATCAGTTGGTCAG GACACACAGCTGCTTCTCTGGGACCTCGAAATGGATGAGATCGTGGTTCCACTCAGGCGACCACCAGGAGGATCTCCCACTTACAGCACGGGAAGCCAATCTGCTCACTGGGACAACGCCATACCAATGGGAACTCTTCAACCCGCTCCTTGCAAGCGTGATGTTCCAAAGCTCTCGCCGGTCATAGCTCACCGTGTTCACACTGAGCCACTCTCGGGTCTGATGTTCACACAAGAATCAGTGGTAACAGCTTGTCGAGAAGGCCATATAAAGATCTGGACAAGGCCCAGTGCCTCAGAATCCCAATCCAACAGCTCAGAAGCAAATCCTGCGATTGCACTCTTGAGCTCAAGCTTCCCCAAGGACAACAAAGGATCACTGAGCAGCAAGATCGGCGGTTCTAGTTTGAAGCAGTGA
- the BNAA09G33740D gene encoding uncharacterized protein BNAA09G33740D: MSRKKSPVVSPQPATSVLRRSARLVSLHSQGKPTKVLTFGSEPPPRRIRRELGPEANKSPGSLRRSLRVSKRGVSDAGKEKSPPFSSAKPASTPSSGSFTLRRSPRFSSGGGGRSMYHLRSGNSVLSSCSSTKSCGGDGVRSSRSRPRSKTKPILRDSEEEQQVSVCLSEGKEKGVRSRDTSRSRPCPNTKQICIDCDCYDDEEEEEVSPCLNEGKRMRLAKENDAPKADEGKRVEKEEGLKRKNERGWTDELELALEGAYLTVKPSPSFWKKVSKMVPGKSAQECFDRVNADLITPRQTQPRSRAKKSNLSPIPQFSLSASKLLKPISPTKSKIRQRKGNLSKKAIRHLVEKQNHMNQGLGFDLFSVLEPGATSSFLSTPTEKGKSLPRITESPIRPGSSKDRANLVSPPVLKQVKNKALHEKYIDHLHVREAKRKAEYRRLVGKENVRPVDNQTNVRAAKDALFFDVQDAMQKLKGLETENSSSSEEFCYGLGGTDEEDESI; the protein is encoded by the coding sequence ATGTCGAGAAAGAAATCCCCCGTCGTCTCGCCGCAACCCGCCACATCTGTTCTTCGCCGATCCGCGAGGCTTGTCTCTCTGCATAGTCAAGGAAAACCCACGAAAGTTCTGACCTTTGGCTCTGAACCGCCACCGAGGAGAATCCGCCGTGAACTCGGACCAGAAGCCAATAAATCCCCAGGATCTCTGAGGCGGTCCCTTAGGGTTTCGAAAAGAGGGGTTTCCGACGCCGGCAAAGAAAAGTCTCCACCTTTTAGCTCCGCGAAGCCTGCGTCTACCCCATCCTCTGGCTCTTTTACTCTGAGACGCTCTCCTAGATTCTCcagtggaggaggaggaagatctATGTATCATCTTCGATCAGGTAACAGTGTTTTGAGTAGTTGTAGTAGTACCAAATCATGTGGAGGAGATGGTGTCAGATCTAGTAGAAGCCGTCCACGTTCAAAGACTAAGCCGATACTTAGAGATtctgaagaagaacaacaagttAGTGTTTGTCTTAGTGAAGGGAAAGAAAAAGGGGTGAGATCTAGGGACACAAGTAGAAGTCGTCCTTGTCCAAATACTAAGCAGATATGTATTGATTGTGATTgttatgatgatgaagaagaagaagaagttagtCCCTGTCTTAATGAGGGTAAAAGGATGAGACTTGCAAAGGAGAACGATGCGCCAAAAGCTGATGAAGGGAAGAGAGTAGAGAAGGAAGAAGGGTTGAAGAGAAAGAACGAGAGAGGATGGACAGATGAGCTTGAGTTAGCTTTAGAGGGAGCTTATCTGACAGTGAAGCCAAGTCCTAGCTTCTGGAAAAAGGTTTCTAAAATGGTCCCTGGAAAATCAGCTCAGGAGTGTTTCGATAGAGTCAACGCAGATCTCATCACTCCTCGTCAAACTCAGCCTAGGTCGAGAGCCAAGAAGTCGAACTTGTCGCCAATCCCACAGTTCTCGCTATCTGCAAGCAAACTACTGAAACCCATTTCACCAACAAAGAGTAAGATACGTCAGCGAAAAGGGAATCTCTCCAAGAAAGCGATCAGGCATCTAGTGGAGAAGCAGAATCATATGAATCAAGGTCTTGGTTTTGATCTCTTCTCAGTTCTTGAGCCTGGCGCCACAAGCAGCTTTCTCTCAACTCCAACGGAGAAAGGGAAAAGTCTTCCGAGAATCACTGAAAGTCCAATAAGGCCTGGCTCAAGTAAAGATCGAGCAAATCTCGTTAGCCCTCCAGTGCTGAAACAGGTTAAAAACAAGGCGTTGCATGAGAAGTACATTGATCATCTTCATGTGAGGGAAGCTAAAAGAAAGGCAGAGTATAGACGGCTGGTTGGGAAAGAGAACGTTAGACCTGTGGATAATCAGACGAACGTGAGAGCAGCTAAAGATGCTCTTTTCTTTGATGTTCAAGATGCAATGCAGAAGCTTAAGGGGTTAGAGACTGAGAACTCATCTAGCTCAGAAGAGTTCTGCTATGGTCTTGGTGGAACTGACGAAGAAGATGAATCAATCTAA